Within the Nocardioides humi genome, the region GGTGCAGTCGACCGTGGAGACCTTGCCGGTGCGGTCGACGCTCTGGAAGGTCGGCCCGGGCACGGTCAGCTTGATCCGGAAGGAGCCGTTCTTGTTGAGGATCGCGTTGGCCTCGCTGGCGGTCGAGCTGCCGGGGAAGGCGATGAACTTCAGGTAGCCCTGGTTCTGCGCGGCGTTCTCCGCGTCCGGGATGTAGCGGTAGTCCTCGCCGGTGACGCCGCCCTTGGAGGGCTTCCAGCTCCCGCTGCCGGGGTTCTTCACCCAGCCGAACATCAGGTAGACGCCGCCGAAGCCGCCCTTGACGACCTGGAAGCCGCTGCCGTTGATGGTCAGCTCGGTGCGGTACTTCGTGTCGGCGGCGGACGTGCCCTGGTCGTTGGTCACCGTGATCCGCGCGGCGGCCGACGCGGGCGCGGTGGTGGCGACGGCCAGCCCGGTGACGAGCGTGGCGGCCAGCAGGGTCAGGGCGAGCAGGCGTCCGATCAGGCGGTGGACGCGAGGAAGGTGGCTTCTCATGCGGTCTCCTCCCGAGAGACGAGGGCACGCCGGTCGGCGAGGACCAGCAGGTCGCCGGTGACCGGGTGCGCGACGACGTCGATGGGGTGGTCGTAGACGAGGCTCAGCAGCGGCGCCGTGAAGACCTCGGAGGGCGTGCCCTCGGCGGTGACCCGGCCGTGGTGGAGCAGCGCGACCCGGTCGGACCACGCGGCCGCCAGGCTCAGGTCGTGGAGTACGACGACGACGGCCGCGCCGGCGGTGGCCTGCGCGCGGGCGTGGGCGAGCACCGCCTCCTGGTGCCCGATGTCGAGCGCGGCGGTCGGCTCGTCGAGGAGCAGGACGCCGGTGCGCTGGGCCAGCACGCGGGCGAAGGAGGTCCGGCCCTTCTCGCCGCCGGAGAGCAGCCCGAAGGGCTGGCCGGCGAGCCGCTCGATGTCGGCGGTGGCCATCGCCTCGGCCACCACGCGCTCGTCGTCGTCCTCCTCCGGGCAGCCGCGCCACGGCGAGCGGCCCATCCGGACGACGTCGACCGCCGGGAACGGGAACGAGATCCGGTGCTCCTGGGTGAGCACGGCCCGCTTGCGGGACATCTCGCGGAGCTTCCAGGTGCTCAGCGGGCGGTCCTCGAGCAGGACCTCGCCCTTGTCGGGCGAGATGTCCCCGGCCAGGACCGAGAGGAGCGTGGACTTGCCGGCGCCGTTGGGGCCGACGAGCGCGAGCACCTCGCGACGGCGCACGTCGAGGTCGACGTCGTCGAGGATCGGCCGGCGGCCGTAGCTGAGGGTGACGCCGCGGGCGGCGAGGGCGGCGCTCATGCCCAGCCTCCCGCCGTACGACGGGTCCGGCGCAGCAGCCAGAAGAAGAACGGCCCGCCGACCAGCGAGGTGAGCATGCCGAGCGGCAGGTCGGTGTAGGCGATGAAGGTGCGCGCGACGGTGTCGGCGCAGATCAGCACCAGCGCCCCGGCGAGGAAGGAGGCGATGAGCAGCACCCGGTGGCCCGGGCCGGTGACCATGCGCACCAGGTGGGGGACGACGAGCCCGACGAAGGCCACGATGCCGCAGAAGCTGACCGCGGCGGCGGTGAGCAGCGCGACCACGACGATGAGCACGATGCGCAGCGCCTCGACGTTGACGCCGAGGTGGCGCGCGGAGCGCTCGCCGAGGGCGAGCAGGTCGAGGCTGCGGGCGCAGGCGATCGCGATCACGACCCCGACCGCGGCGAGCGGCGCGACCACGACGACATAGGCCCAGCGGCTGCCGTTGAGGCTGCCCAGCTGCCAGAACACGATCGACTCGCGGGCCTGGGTGTCGCCCAGGAACATCAGCAGGGCGAGCAGGGCGCCGGCGACGGCGTTGACCGCGATGCCGGTGAGCACGAGGGTGACGACCTCGGTCCGGCCGTCGGAGCGGGACAGCGCGTAGACCAGCAGCGTGGTGGCGAGACCGCCGATGAACGCGCACACCGGGATCGACCAGTCGCCGGCGAAGCGCAGGCTGAACACGATCGCGGCGCCGGCGGCCACCGCGGCGCCCGAGGAGACGCCGACGACGCTCGGCTCGGCGAGCGGGTTGCCGAAGACGCCCTGCATGGCGGCGCCGGCGACGGCCAGGGAGCCGCCGACGATCACCGCCATCGCGATCCGGGAGAAGCGGACGTTCCACAGGGTGTACTCGCCGCGCGGATGGCTGGGCAGTGGACCGACGTCCAGCCCGACCCGGTGGGCGATCGAGCCGAGGATCTCGTTGAGGGGGATGGTCAGCTGGCCCGAGCCGCCGGCGACCAGGGTCGCGCCGACGAGGGCGACGACCAGCCCCGACATGAGGAGTACGACGCGGCGCCGGCGCTTGCGGTCGAGCGCGGCGGTGCCGTCGGTGGCGCGGGTCGGCGCCTGCTCCCCGCGCAGGGTCGGTCGCGGGACGGTCGCCGTCACAGCCGGTCCTCGGCCGGCAGGCTGTCGGGCGCGTAGAGCGCGACGGCCAGCGCGTTGAGGACGTCGGCCGTGCGGGGGCCGAAGCTGAGGATCTGGGAGTCGTCCATCGCGACGACCCGCTTGTTCTCGCCCGCGGGCGTCTGCGCCAGCGCAGGGAACTGCTTGAGCAGCCCGTCGACGCCGCCCACCGACTCCAGGCCCTTGCTCATCATGACCACGACGTCGGGCTGGGACTTGATCAGCCCCTCGTCGTTGATCGGCTTCATCCCCTCCCAGCCGATCTCGCTGCTGACGTCGTACCCGCCCACGGCGGTGATCAGCGCGTCCGCACCGGAGTTGCGGCCGAACATGTAGTAGACGTTGGCCTGGCCGCGGACGTAGAGGAAGATCGTGCGCAGCTGGCCGGTGACGTCCTGGGGCGCGACCTGCGCGATCTGCGCGCGCATGTCCTTGGCCTCCTTCTCGATCCGCGCGCCGAGCTGCTGGCCCTGCTCGGGCACGCCGAGCGCGTCGGCGACCTGCTGGGTGAGGGAGGACAGGTTCTCCAGGTTGCGCTCGGCGTCGACGACCACGACGGGGATGCCGGCGTCGCGCACCTGCAGGACGACGTCCCAGGGGCCGAGCGAGGTGTCGGTGATGAGGACCGTCGGGTCCAGCTCGAGGATCGCCTCGGCGTTGAGCTCGTGCCCGTTCTGCGTGACCAGGGGACGGTCCTGGATCTCCTCGTACGCCGACGACACGTCGCGGCCGACGATGTTGTCGCCGAGGCCGAGCTCGAAGACGGTCTGCGACAGGGTGCCGTAGATGTCGAGCGCCAGGATCCGGCTGGCGTCCGTGACGGTCACCTTCGTGCCCTGGACGTCGGTCACGGTGGCGGGCAGCTGGGGAGTGGGGTCGTCCTCGACCGGCCGGATCTCGGGGGCGGGCAGGTTGACGTCGACGGCG harbors:
- a CDS encoding heme/hemin ABC transporter substrate-binding protein, which codes for MVPRTSRPFRTLAVALTALALTACGPVLDGAKGHGEERPGTAVPSIADVTPLPDPRSWQGAVDVNLPAPEIRPVEDDPTPQLPATVTDVQGTKVTVTDASRILALDIYGTLSQTVFELGLGDNIVGRDVSSAYEEIQDRPLVTQNGHELNAEAILELDPTVLITDTSLGPWDVVLQVRDAGIPVVVVDAERNLENLSSLTQQVADALGVPEQGQQLGARIEKEAKDMRAQIAQVAPQDVTGQLRTIFLYVRGQANVYYMFGRNSGADALITAVGGYDVSSEIGWEGMKPINDEGLIKSQPDVVVMMSKGLESVGGVDGLLKQFPALAQTPAGENKRVVAMDDSQILSFGPRTADVLNALAVALYAPDSLPAEDRL
- a CDS encoding FecCD family ABC transporter permease codes for the protein MTATVPRPTLRGEQAPTRATDGTAALDRKRRRRVVLLMSGLVVALVGATLVAGGSGQLTIPLNEILGSIAHRVGLDVGPLPSHPRGEYTLWNVRFSRIAMAVIVGGSLAVAGAAMQGVFGNPLAEPSVVGVSSGAAVAAGAAIVFSLRFAGDWSIPVCAFIGGLATTLLVYALSRSDGRTEVVTLVLTGIAVNAVAGALLALLMFLGDTQARESIVFWQLGSLNGSRWAYVVVVAPLAAVGVVIAIACARSLDLLALGERSARHLGVNVEALRIVLIVVVALLTAAAVSFCGIVAFVGLVVPHLVRMVTGPGHRVLLIASFLAGALVLICADTVARTFIAYTDLPLGMLTSLVGGPFFFWLLRRTRRTAGGWA
- a CDS encoding heme ABC transporter ATP-binding protein, with the translated sequence MSAALAARGVTLSYGRRPILDDVDLDVRRREVLALVGPNGAGKSTLLSVLAGDISPDKGEVLLEDRPLSTWKLREMSRKRAVLTQEHRISFPFPAVDVVRMGRSPWRGCPEEDDDERVVAEAMATADIERLAGQPFGLLSGGEKGRTSFARVLAQRTGVLLLDEPTAALDIGHQEAVLAHARAQATAGAAVVVVLHDLSLAAAWSDRVALLHHGRVTAEGTPSEVFTAPLLSLVYDHPIDVVAHPVTGDLLVLADRRALVSREETA